DNA from Candidatus Deferrimicrobium borealis:
CCATGGACTAAGTAATAATATATCGCCAAAATGGATTTCTTCCGACAATAAAACGTTCTATATGACGTTTTCTGGGCCGGATTACGACAGTTTCAATCTAATTAAAGGAACGTTCACGCTTGGAACACCCGCCGGTGCCATTCCCAATGTGCCGATCAATCTAAACGTGACGAATGGGAAGACAATGGCGGGATACGGACAGTAGATCTATTGTCTTTCATAACATTTTTTAACTAGAGAACTTCTTTTGCCACCTTGAAAGCCGTACCGATATATTTCTTTTCCACTTTGAACGGGCCCCGGAGAACAGATTCCGGAAACTGGTTGGAATGGCCACCGGTACGGGCACGAAGAGTCGCCCTCTTCGCATGTTCATTTTCCCTGCGTTCCTTTTTCCGAAGAAGCCGTGAGATCGAACAGGTATGCAAACGCGCCGGAATGCCGGACCTGGTCCCTCCGTTTCCCGAGGGTCTCGAGATATCCCACCATGCTTTCCACATTGACACCTTTCCCCCTGTCGCTTAAGACGTGGGAGAACAGGACCCATACGCGTCCCCTGCCGCGCAAACGGTCGAGCTCCTTCCGGTAGGTGTTTTCAAAATCCTTCCTTAAATTTGCCCCGATGATGACTTCCCGAAAATCCGCCCGTAGTAGCAACGAGTAGTACCGAAACGCGTCTTCGGATGAACTGAATACATAAATCAAATCCCCCTCTTGCCAATGGTCCCGGATGTACGAAAGAACCGGGCGGACCTCCTCGGAATGTCCCAGCTGTGACCTGGCTTCTTCAGGATACCGAGCATTCACTGCTGCATCCGCCAGCGGTTGCAGGAACAGGAGAACGACGAAAAGAACACCGGCGGATAGTCGTTTGGCCCGATCCATCTCGAAAACCTGTCTGATTCCCTCGGCCATGAGGATCGCCAGGAAGGGTGCAAGGAACAGCACCAGCCTTCCCCGGAGAGGATACCGTTGAAGGGCGGAGGCCAGGATGGTGACGAATGCGGGGAAGAAGAGGATGAACAGGGTATCCCGATTCCTCTTCAGCATCGAGAGGACCCCACAGAGAAACGAAAACGCCCCCAATCCCTTGAGGGCCAATCCCATAGGAAAAAAGAACAGGATGATGAATGTCTCCCAGATCCATAACAGGTGCCAGGGAGAGGACGGGGGAAACGGCATGAGATCCCGGGACCAGAACTCCAGAAAATAATCCAATCGGATGTTGCGAATCAGGAAGTGATACTCCGCCCCGAAACTCAGGAGGAACAGCGTTCCGGCGAGCCCAGCAAGACCGGCCCCACCCCAATCCTTTTGCGCGACGCATGAAACCACGAGAGCCAATGCAACGCCACCGGCCACGAAGGTGGCCGGCTGGGAAAACCAGATCCCTACCGCACCAGCGGCACCGAACATCGCGACGGAGAACAAGGCGAGGTTTTTCTCCCGGGCATGGATTCCTGCCAGGAGGATCACCAGCGTGATGAAAACATCGCTGGAATATTGCTTCAGCTCCGATGAATAGTAGACCAGCGGCGAGGCGATCGCAAAAAGGAACAAGGCCCAGGGGACGGCCTCGCGCACGAGGCACCTTTTCGCCAGCGCATGAAAAAGGAAGAGGGAGGCGACCCCGGAAAGGAATGGAACCAGCCGCAGGGCATACTCCCCGATTCCCAATCGGAGCGAAACGAACTTTTCGAGCAGAAGGAATCCGACCGGCGCAGCCTGACCGTAATCCAGGGGCTGGAACAGATCGACGTAGGTCCGCTGAATGATGTTGAGGGCCAGGGCAGACTCATCCACCCAGAGCGAGGGGTTCGCTGCGTACTGCACGGTCCGCAGCAGGATTCCGAATCCGATGAGAGTGATGGGAGAGGCGAGGAAGGAAAAGACGATCTTGGAGGGGGATCGAGCCAATACCTGCTGATCCGGACTTGTGGGGGAAGAAGAACCCTTCATCACTCCACCCTTGTCACCTTCGCTCATTCCAGGCATTCCTCAGCGATATTTCAGTATCACCCAGAGCGCACGAAGGCCGTCCTTCCAGCCGATTTTCTTCCCTTCCGCGTAGGTTCGTCCGTAGTAACGGATCCCTACCTCATAAATGCAGCACCCCCTCCGGGCGACTTTCGCGGTGATCTCCGGTTCGAACCCGAAGCGGTTTTCCTCGATCGGGATGTCTCGGATGATCTCTCCGCGGAAGACCTTGTAACAGGTCTCCATGTCGGAGAGGTTGATGTTGGTGAACATGTTGGAAAGCGTCGTGAGGAACCGATTGCCGACATAGTGCCAAAAGAATAGGACCCGCCTGGAATCCCCTCCGGCAAACCGGGACCCGTAGACCACATCGGCTTTCCTTTGGAGGATCGGGGCCAGCAGCTTGGGATATTCCTGCGGGTCGTACTCCAGATCGGCGTCCTGGATCAGGACGATGTCACCCGTCGTGTGGGATATCCCCGTCCGCAGCGCCGCTCCCTTCCCCTGGTTGCGCTCGTGGTAGATGACGCGTACCCTTTCTCTGCCTTCCACTTCTTTCCCGAGAATTTCCCGGGTCCCATCCGTGGAACAATCGTCCACGATGATTAGTTCTTTCGATAGCCCTTCGGCAGGCGCGTCCAGGACCGCTTCGAGGATCTCGCGGAGGGTCTCCCGTTCGTTGTAGACCGGCATAACAACCGATAGCAGTTTCAAGGCGGTTATATCCTCCTTAGATGAAGATCCGATCGTGCCAGGAATCCCTCGATGGAACTCTCGATCTTCCGGAAGCATTCCAGAAAATCCTTCTCCGATTTGCCGTACGGATCGGGGATGTTGTATCGCAAGGCGTAATCCCCGATCGAGGGAGGCTTCGTGTCGCACAGTGGAAGCAGAAATATTTTCTGAACATGGTCAGGGAAGGTTTTTCGCATGAACATGGCCTGACGATGCTCCATCGTGAAGATCATGTCGGTGTTCTCGATCATCTCCGCCGTGACCAGCTTCGACCGGTGATCCGTCAGTTCAACACCCAAGGTCTTTGCGACCCGGACTGCGAGATCCGGCGAAGGGATGGATACCGGGACCACAAGACCTGCCGAAGAGGAACAGATCCCTCCCAGGTTCCGCTCCCTCCCGATTTTCCGGAGATATCTCCCGGCATACGGGCTCCGGCAGATATTTCCCTTGCATATAAACAGGATAGACCGGGGAGAACGGGGAATCTCAGGATTCCGGATCCCTTTCCCAAGGCAAGCCCAGTACACCTGGGACATTCCGTTCTTGAAAAAACGGTACGCCCGCCTCGCGATCATGAACCGCTCAGGCACGGCTCACGATATTCCGGACATATTCCTTCGCCTCGAACAGGAACGGTCCGGGATCACCCCATTGAAACACCTCGTGAATAACCGAGGACCGGAAAAAGTCTGCCAGAAAAACTGCGACTGCATCCCGTTTTCTCACACGCGTACCGGAGAGGGAGGGGTTGTCCGGATCTTTCGTCAGGCAGATTAAGAGATGATCAAGATCGCCGAGTTCCCAACGCGATTTCAGGCCGATCCGGTATTCGGCGGGACCTTCAACCCTCTCTCCCAGGGCGAGCTGATAAAGCAGGAACGGAAAATCCACCCCCGCCCGGATCGCCAGATTCAAGGAACCCCAGAAACGGCCGTTGACCTCGATCAACTTGGGCCGGTTTTCCTCGTCGTCCCACTTGAACTCGATCATCGCGACCCCGTGCCAACCATTGTTGGAGATCAGTCGGGAGGCGCCATCCAACGCCTCGGTGGGGGGATTAATGCTTTCGCAAAGAACGCTCACCCCCCCTGAAGGGGGTTTTTCCCGGATCCTGCGATGAGCGAACCTGGCAAGGACATCGCCGTTTCGCGCGAGCAGGAAGATGCCGACGCCTGGACCTTGGATCCTCTTCTGGACAAGGCACCTGACCTGGTCGAACGGTGCGTATCCCAGCACTGTTCTCAATTCGTCCGGGTCGTTCGCATACATCGCCGAAGATGCAACATATTCTCCTGGCAATCTGGCCCGGGAATGGGCCGCCTTCACGACCAGGGGAAATCCCATTCTCACGGCCTCCGATGCCAAAGCGTCCCGACTCGTGAAATCCGACGAAAACAGCGTCTCCGGAATGGGGATCGCCAATTTCTTCGCCTGCCGAAACAGGTTCTCCTTGTCGGAGAGAGCATCGTACCGAGTATGGTCCGAAAACGGAATCAGCACATTTTCCGGGAAGAGGTTACGGTGGAGCAGAATCTCGTTAACGGTCATATCGGTCATCGGGAATAGTACCGGGTTATCGACTCCCTCTGCCGTCTCCAGCACAGCACTAAGAAAAGCCGGGGGATCGGTTTCCGGCGAGGGGTAGGAGAAAGTCTTATTGCAAAATCTCGATGAGGACGCCAGGGACCTCCCCTTCTCGGCACCGACGATGACCTCGATCCCTTTCATCCCCAGAGAACGAGTCGCTGCCAAGGCCGACCGTTGGTTCCCGTCCAGGATGATCACAGCTGGTTTTTGGATGGTGTCCTTCTCCAAAATAGATGGGTGAGTCCCGTACTTCCTGTATGGATCAACAGTTTACTCTCCCAGCATTACTTTCCAAAAAATCCCTTTATGAATCGTTTGGAATCCCCCGCAGCTCCCAATAAAAACGGGGGGCAAAAACTAAATAACCAATAGAGATAGGATTTAATTTGAATTGGCTTCCAGGATCTGCTGTGCTTTACTTCAATGCGAGCCGCCTCGTTCATTTTCATAGTCAAGTAGTAATAGGCGAGACGAGTGTACGATTTAGCAACGGCTGTATCAAAAAGCGATTTGTTTGATTTGTATATGTTTGATTGCGTCGAAATGTAGTTCAATTGTATTCCAATAGCATTTTTAATCAAGCGTTCAGTGTTTGAGCTACCGGTCAGGTTGCCAGCTCGCTTGATCAAGTAATCGACGAGCGGGCAATCGACGAAAGCCGCGTCATAGTAGGTGGAGAGCCGCAGGAAAAACTCGGTTTCCTCCGCCACTTTGTAAC
Protein-coding regions in this window:
- a CDS encoding glycosyltransferase family 39 protein; translated protein: MSEGDKGGVMKGSSSPTSPDQQVLARSPSKIVFSFLASPITLIGFGILLRTVQYAANPSLWVDESALALNIIQRTYVDLFQPLDYGQAAPVGFLLLEKFVSLRLGIGEYALRLVPFLSGVASLFLFHALAKRCLVREAVPWALFLFAIASPLVYYSSELKQYSSDVFITLVILLAGIHAREKNLALFSVAMFGAAGAVGIWFSQPATFVAGGVALALVVSCVAQKDWGGAGLAGLAGTLFLLSFGAEYHFLIRNIRLDYFLEFWSRDLMPFPPSSPWHLLWIWETFIILFFFPMGLALKGLGAFSFLCGVLSMLKRNRDTLFILFFPAFVTILASALQRYPLRGRLVLFLAPFLAILMAEGIRQVFEMDRAKRLSAGVLFVVLLFLQPLADAAVNARYPEEARSQLGHSEEVRPVLSYIRDHWQEGDLIYVFSSSEDAFRYYSLLLRADFREVIIGANLRKDFENTYRKELDRLRGRGRVWVLFSHVLSDRGKGVNVESMVGYLETLGKRRDQVRHSGAFAYLFDLTASSEKGTQGK
- a CDS encoding glycosyltransferase family 2 protein, translating into MPVYNERETLREILEAVLDAPAEGLSKELIIVDDCSTDGTREILGKEVEGRERVRVIYHERNQGKGAALRTGISHTTGDIVLIQDADLEYDPQEYPKLLAPILQRKADVVYGSRFAGGDSRRVLFFWHYVGNRFLTTLSNMFTNINLSDMETCYKVFRGEIIRDIPIEENRFGFEPEITAKVARRGCCIYEVGIRYYGRTYAEGKKIGWKDGLRALWVILKYR
- a CDS encoding ATP-grasp domain-containing protein — encoded protein: MEKDTIQKPAVIILDGNQRSALAATRSLGMKGIEVIVGAEKGRSLASSSRFCNKTFSYPSPETDPPAFLSAVLETAEGVDNPVLFPMTDMTVNEILLHRNLFPENVLIPFSDHTRYDALSDKENLFRQAKKLAIPIPETLFSSDFTSRDALASEAVRMGFPLVVKAAHSRARLPGEYVASSAMYANDPDELRTVLGYAPFDQVRCLVQKRIQGPGVGIFLLARNGDVLARFAHRRIREKPPSGGVSVLCESINPPTEALDGASRLISNNGWHGVAMIEFKWDDEENRPKLIEVNGRFWGSLNLAIRAGVDFPFLLYQLALGERVEGPAEYRIGLKSRWELGDLDHLLICLTKDPDNPSLSGTRVRKRDAVAVFLADFFRSSVIHEVFQWGDPGPFLFEAKEYVRNIVSRA